One segment of Desulfosudis oleivorans Hxd3 DNA contains the following:
- a CDS encoding cohesin domain-containing protein, with amino-acid sequence MKKRSLTWLTMVFAVCGMLFANHSAAQEGEAAAQSPGQTVTWCLYVTDAPNTVRAFGLDIVYPTDILTFNEASKGELLEKGFGFFGVNELKPGRIRVGGMETGENAIAQGSSGRLVTLTFIKKKEAAPSFKIIMVRDHMQTWSVLTDDAVQPAHLSLIKCTPR; translated from the coding sequence ATGAAAAAAAGATCCCTTACATGGCTGACAATGGTTTTTGCGGTGTGTGGAATGTTGTTCGCAAACCATTCCGCGGCCCAGGAAGGAGAGGCCGCCGCCCAGTCACCGGGCCAGACCGTGACCTGGTGTCTTTATGTGACAGACGCGCCCAACACGGTCCGGGCCTTTGGCCTTGATATTGTTTATCCAACGGATATTTTAACCTTTAACGAGGCATCCAAGGGAGAACTGCTGGAAAAAGGGTTTGGCTTTTTTGGCGTTAATGAGCTTAAGCCCGGCCGCATCCGGGTCGGCGGCATGGAAACGGGAGAGAACGCTATTGCGCAGGGATCCAGCGGTCGACTGGTTACCCTGACATTTATCAAAAAAAAAGAAGCAGCCCCGTCGTTTAAGATCATCATGGTTCGAGACCATATGCAGACATGGTCCGTGTTAACCGATGACGCGGTTCAGCCGGCCCACCTCTCCCTTATCAAATGCACTCCCCGGTAA
- a CDS encoding cohesin domain-containing protein, producing the protein MAVNRVAVSDRFEGPAGASATGITGWWTGFLSPLIFTGLLLLLLASPRPSAGAQLGLSSGQAEKGEQATFTLSVNQAPRTLNAFMLDIAYDVNVLRFSGFAPGELARDGYSLFRVFNHSPGVIRIGGVEPQEPGVRKGDSGDLVHLTFNVIQEGESPLTLTALTNDVQGWTTRNGHFAALSVDPADKTSQAPELENPGQEVDGIPVVDSAGAVASALSRSGGAPGYGNAPETGAVDDNGEPVNTASTEKPVADDQGEPVLRQNSAAGTMQAPVERQSARGSSSAQTIGSGKALPAGRQSVNPAGRIGPVPAEGPEKSLLQDRLTGIRSKAAAGTAGRQSGDQQPLSAFGGDRLFEVAARVVEIVLLAAILMVLLMILREMRSQRAKIKIFPGSSGLPASDSPTRPEIRSTGTGPNRHTLSSRIFRFTG; encoded by the coding sequence ATGGCAGTCAACCGTGTAGCGGTTTCAGATAGATTCGAAGGACCGGCCGGCGCATCGGCGACCGGAATTACAGGATGGTGGACCGGTTTTTTGAGCCCCCTGATTTTTACGGGCCTGCTGTTGCTGCTGCTGGCCTCTCCCCGACCTTCGGCCGGGGCGCAACTGGGCTTAAGCAGCGGCCAGGCGGAAAAAGGGGAGCAGGCGACCTTTACGCTTTCCGTAAACCAGGCCCCCCGCACCCTCAACGCGTTCATGCTCGATATTGCCTATGATGTCAATGTGCTTCGATTTTCCGGGTTTGCACCCGGAGAACTGGCCCGTGACGGCTATTCTCTTTTCAGGGTGTTTAATCACAGCCCGGGCGTGATCCGCATCGGCGGTGTAGAACCCCAGGAACCGGGAGTGCGAAAGGGAGACAGCGGTGATCTGGTCCACCTGACCTTTAATGTGATCCAGGAGGGGGAGAGTCCACTGACCCTTACCGCTCTTACCAATGACGTGCAGGGATGGACCACCCGGAACGGCCATTTTGCGGCCCTGTCCGTTGATCCGGCGGATAAAACGTCCCAGGCGCCTGAACTGGAAAACCCGGGGCAGGAGGTGGACGGTATTCCCGTTGTGGATAGCGCGGGCGCCGTTGCCTCGGCACTGTCGCGGTCCGGCGGGGCTCCTGGATATGGTAATGCGCCGGAAACAGGCGCTGTTGACGATAATGGTGAACCGGTGAATACGGCATCAACGGAGAAGCCGGTTGCCGATGACCAGGGAGAGCCGGTTTTGCGGCAAAACAGCGCGGCCGGAACCATGCAGGCCCCCGTGGAGCGGCAATCAGCCCGGGGTTCGTCTTCGGCACAGACCATCGGTTCCGGGAAGGCTCTGCCGGCCGGCCGCCAGAGCGTCAATCCGGCCGGCCGCATCGGGCCGGTTCCCGCCGAAGGCCCTGAAAAAAGTCTGCTCCAGGACCGTTTAACCGGTATCCGTTCGAAGGCGGCAGCCGGGACAGCGGGACGGCAATCGGGTGATCAACAGCCCCTGTCCGCATTTGGCGGCGACCGGCTGTTTGAAGTCGCTGCACGGGTGGTGGAGATCGTTCTGCTGGCGGCTATTCTGATGGTGCTGCTGATGATTTTAAGGGAGATGCGATCACAACGGGCAAAAATAAAAATATTTCCGGGCAGCTCGGGCCTGCCGGCATCGGATTCGCCAACAAGGCCGGAAATCCGTTCAACCGGAACCGGCCCGAACCGGCACACCCTTTCCTCCCGGATTTTTCGATTTACCGGGTAG
- a CDS encoding sigma-54-dependent transcriptional regulator → MADILVIDDDESVCRLFARAISRMGHRADAVLTLGEGMDKIKSGLFDLVLLDVRLPDGNGLAAVPAILKGPGEPEVIIITGQGDADGAEMATRSGAWAYVEKPPVMDQLTLHIRRALEFRDQKSRARLPLVMKRDRILGSSPAITECLGQAALASASDVNVLVTGETGTGKELFARAIHQNSRRGQSPFVAVDCAALSETLAESILFGHVKGAFTDADRDRKGLIREADGGTLLLDEVGELSLELQKSFLRVLQEKRVRPVGLEKEIDCDFRLIAATNRDLDKMAAQGSFRSDLLYRIRTFTIKLPPLRQRGGDFKELAVACIHDFCERENIEVKSVSPDFFETLAAYAWPGNVRELISAIESALSVARFAPMLYSRHLPEEIRVHQARKKVDSAEPGTEGRDRNSNMSLPPLKKVRDDVVAQTEKSYLADLMRITGGKVSEACRVSGLSRSRLYTLLKKYGIQ, encoded by the coding sequence ATGGCCGATATTCTGGTAATCGATGATGATGAAAGCGTCTGCCGGCTCTTTGCCCGTGCCATATCACGGATGGGTCACCGTGCGGACGCCGTCCTGACCCTGGGCGAAGGCATGGACAAGATCAAAAGCGGCCTGTTTGACCTGGTGCTGCTGGATGTGCGACTGCCCGACGGCAACGGCCTGGCGGCCGTGCCCGCCATTCTCAAGGGGCCCGGGGAGCCGGAGGTGATCATCATTACCGGCCAGGGAGACGCGGATGGCGCGGAAATGGCCACCCGCAGCGGGGCCTGGGCCTATGTGGAAAAACCGCCGGTGATGGACCAGCTCACCCTTCACATTCGGCGGGCACTGGAGTTTCGCGATCAGAAGAGCCGGGCCCGTCTTCCCCTGGTGATGAAGCGGGACCGGATTCTCGGCTCCAGCCCGGCCATCACCGAATGCCTGGGGCAGGCGGCCCTGGCCTCGGCCTCGGATGTCAATGTGCTGGTGACCGGCGAAACCGGCACCGGCAAGGAGCTGTTCGCCCGGGCCATTCACCAGAACAGCCGACGGGGACAAAGCCCGTTTGTGGCGGTGGACTGCGCGGCCCTTTCCGAAACCCTGGCCGAGAGCATTCTTTTCGGTCACGTGAAGGGGGCCTTTACCGATGCCGACCGGGACCGGAAAGGGCTGATCCGGGAGGCCGACGGCGGCACGCTTCTTCTGGACGAAGTGGGGGAGCTGTCGCTGGAGCTTCAGAAAAGTTTTTTGCGGGTGCTCCAGGAAAAGCGGGTCCGTCCGGTGGGCCTGGAAAAAGAGATCGATTGCGATTTCCGGCTGATTGCCGCCACCAACCGGGACCTGGATAAAATGGCGGCCCAGGGAAGCTTTCGCAGTGACCTGCTTTACCGTATCCGCACCTTTACCATCAAGCTGCCGCCCCTGCGCCAGCGGGGGGGTGACTTCAAGGAGCTGGCCGTTGCCTGTATTCATGACTTCTGCGAGCGGGAAAACATCGAGGTAAAGAGTGTTTCCCCGGATTTTTTTGAAACCCTGGCCGCCTATGCCTGGCCCGGCAATGTGCGGGAGTTGATCAGCGCCATTGAAAGCGCCCTGAGCGTGGCCCGGTTTGCCCCCATGCTTTACAGTCGGCACCTGCCCGAAGAGATCCGCGTGCACCAGGCCAGAAAAAAGGTGGACAGCGCGGAACCCGGTACAGAAGGGCGCGACCGCAACAGCAACATGTCGCTGCCCCCCCTGAAAAAGGTGCGGGATGATGTGGTGGCCCAGACGGAAAAAAGTTATCTTGCGGACCTGATGCGGATCACCGGCGGCAAGGTTTCCGAGGCGTGCCGCGTTTCCGGCCTTTCCCGGTCCCGGCTGTATACCCTGCTGAAAAAATACGGCATTCAATGA
- a CDS encoding hybrid sensor histidine kinase/response regulator: protein MSFYRKEDEKLRMFMEHTSSLVAILDKNGNYEYVSPSHERLLGYSPKALLGTSGFGIVYPEDGEWMAKILADGLSGSMDRVYGLEYRALDKEGRVHYLKGNFDSIRDNRANLQNIVFVGDDVTDLRESAAELDREKEKFRGLMEGSPLGIFVREKDDAISYVNATFVALFGYTQKEIATGSDWFQLVYPSVEHRQQILETWKADLETVSPGGSSPTRKHVVTCRDGTEKTVLLFFVVLQTGEQLVVCQDITRQESLEAQFLHAQKMESIGRLASGIAHDFNNLLTTIIGNADFALMDLKPEDDLHDVVREIKDAADRAANLTRQLLAFSRRQSCHPEELSLNTKLQDTEKMIRRLIGENIELELALASDAARVEMDPGQLDQVIMNLVVNARDAMPDGGKLTIQTARVDLSGDDPVSPVELIPGAYVLLSMTDTGMGIPREVQDQVFEPFFTTKEKGKGTGLGLSTVYGIIKQNNGNTLIYSEPGKGTTVKIFLPVHERPSDNTGKPADRGTRLHGTEAILLTEDEERVRKIVARMLMRYGYTVMEAGDGREAQRLFRAAHQPVKLLLTDMIMPGMNGLELAVSLRGAQPDLKVLCMSGYTDTALFEGVKNEGFEFIHKPFTPTTLAAKVRELLDEEQG from the coding sequence ATGTCGTTCTACCGGAAAGAGGACGAAAAGCTGAGAATGTTCATGGAACACACCAGCTCCCTGGTCGCCATTCTTGATAAAAATGGAAACTACGAGTATGTCAGTCCCTCCCATGAACGGCTGCTGGGCTATTCACCGAAAGCACTTTTGGGCACCTCGGGTTTCGGCATTGTCTATCCCGAGGATGGCGAATGGATGGCAAAGATACTGGCCGACGGCCTGTCCGGCAGCATGGACCGGGTGTACGGCCTGGAGTACCGGGCACTGGATAAAGAGGGCCGGGTGCATTATCTGAAAGGAAATTTTGACTCCATTCGGGACAACCGGGCCAACCTGCAAAACATCGTCTTTGTGGGTGATGATGTTACTGACCTTCGGGAGTCGGCAGCGGAACTGGACCGGGAAAAAGAAAAGTTCAGGGGCCTGATGGAAGGCTCTCCGCTGGGTATCTTTGTGCGTGAAAAAGACGACGCGATCTCTTATGTCAACGCAACGTTTGTCGCGCTTTTCGGGTATACGCAAAAAGAGATCGCCACCGGCAGCGACTGGTTTCAACTGGTCTATCCCAGCGTGGAGCACCGGCAGCAGATTCTCGAGACATGGAAGGCGGACCTGGAAACCGTGAGCCCCGGCGGCAGTTCGCCCACCCGCAAGCATGTGGTGACGTGCAGAGACGGCACGGAAAAAACCGTGCTGCTCTTTTTTGTGGTGTTGCAAACCGGGGAGCAGCTGGTGGTCTGCCAGGACATCACCCGGCAGGAGTCCCTGGAAGCCCAGTTCCTGCATGCCCAGAAAATGGAGAGCATCGGCCGCCTGGCCAGCGGCATCGCCCACGACTTTAACAACCTGCTGACCACCATCATCGGCAACGCTGATTTTGCCCTGATGGACTTAAAGCCGGAAGATGACCTCCATGACGTGGTCCGGGAGATCAAGGATGCCGCGGACAGGGCCGCCAACCTGACCCGGCAGCTGCTGGCCTTCAGCCGCAGGCAGAGTTGCCACCCGGAGGAGCTGAGCCTGAACACCAAGCTTCAGGATACGGAAAAGATGATTCGTCGCCTGATCGGCGAAAATATTGAGCTGGAGCTGGCCCTGGCTTCGGACGCGGCCCGGGTGGAGATGGATCCCGGCCAGCTGGACCAGGTGATCATGAACCTGGTGGTCAACGCCCGGGATGCCATGCCCGACGGGGGAAAGCTGACGATTCAGACCGCCAGGGTGGATCTGAGCGGGGATGACCCGGTCAGCCCGGTGGAGCTCATTCCAGGGGCCTATGTGCTGTTGAGCATGACCGATACGGGCATGGGAATTCCCCGGGAAGTTCAGGACCAGGTCTTTGAACCGTTTTTTACCACAAAGGAGAAGGGCAAGGGCACCGGCCTGGGCCTGTCAACGGTTTACGGCATTATCAAGCAGAACAATGGCAACACCCTGATCTACAGCGAGCCCGGCAAAGGCACCACCGTGAAGATTTTTCTTCCGGTGCACGAGCGGCCTTCCGACAACACCGGAAAGCCCGCGGACAGGGGCACGCGCCTTCACGGTACCGAGGCCATCCTGCTGACCGAGGACGAGGAAAGGGTCAGAAAGATTGTGGCGCGCATGCTGATGCGGTATGGCTACACCGTGATGGAGGCCGGCGACGGCCGGGAGGCACAGCGCCTTTTTCGGGCCGCTCACCAGCCCGTGAAACTGCTGCTCACCGACATGATCATGCCGGGCATGAACGGCCTGGAGCTGGCTGTTTCCCTGCGCGGCGCCCAGCCGGATCTCAAGGTGCTCTGCATGTCCGGTTATACGGACACCGCTCTTTTCGAAGGGGTGAAAAACGAGGGGTTTGAGTTCATCCACAAGCCGTTTACGCCCACGACCCTGGCCGCCAAGGTCCGGGAACTGCTGGATGAAGAACAGGGGTAA